A stretch of the Capsicum annuum cultivar UCD-10X-F1 chromosome 10, UCD10Xv1.1, whole genome shotgun sequence genome encodes the following:
- the LOC107845194 gene encoding uncharacterized protein LOC107845194, protein MVFKKIGQGALHYIGQTISKIGQVFQGRDEEIDDEIIEYCYDKYFRRTVADFYQSICLTVEEINRRKGSTQFKIPSTAAIKKAYKKYHSVKGAKMTKDNLKKCVHELMNESGVTGFGATDTIIYLFGVPATALFIKNRTKPEAISDDIFIPGVTSATVFVLSKFNKI, encoded by the exons ATGGTGTTCAAGAAAATTGGTCAAGGAGCTCTCCATTATATAGGTCAAACCATATCGAAAATTGGTCAAGTTTTTCAAG GAAGAGACGAGGAGATTGATGATGAAATCATAGAATATTGTTATGACAAGTATTTTAGAAGAACAGTGGCTGATTTTTACCAGTCAATTTGCCTAACAGTCGA AGAAATTAATAGAAGGAAAGGGAGTACAcaattcaagattccaagtacTGCAGCTATAAAAAAAGCATACAAA AAATATCATAGTGTGAAAGGAGCAAAAATGACAAAGGATAACTTAAAAAAATGTGTGCATGAATTAATGAATGAAAGTGGAGTTACTGGATTTGGAGCAAcagatacaataatttatttatttggagTACCAGCCACAGCATTATTCATCAAAAATAGAACAAAACCAGAAGCAATTTCTGATGATATATTTATTCCTGGTGTTACTTCTGCTACTGTATTTGTTCTTTCTAAATTCAATAAGATCTAA
- the LOC107845195 gene encoding phosphatidylinositol 4-phosphate 5-kinase 6-like → MKAWEATVRITQAATRRRANTIFGTHGAVHGEEENEIEQQSEYVEDDHANGEIYEAEKFLPNGDYYSGYWLDNFPHGQGKYWWTDGCMYVGEWFRGKTMGKGVFSWPSGAMYEGNFKSGFMDGDGSYTGPNGDTYRGSWVMNLKHGHGVKEYANGDCYDGEWCRGLQEGNGRYTWKNGNYYVGEWKHGTIFGKGKMRWTNGNVYEGNWEDGFPKGNGTFRWTDGSFYVGNWSKDVNEQNGTFYPSGSLLEGGNLEWDPQQVFNVDLVECTICPPEKVPILPSQKKLALWRSSKTVDSSIRPRRMSLDGRIDAPPVDREFGRIRLSDVAGTAASTSYNLDDSMVGLQDPDGYSRGSPIRIPKVVKRQGLTISKGHKNYELMLNLQLGIRVSVGRPGPPPSLELKPSAFDPREKYWTRFPTEGSKITPPHPSCEFRWKDYCPKVFRALRMLFKVDAADYMISICGNDALRELSSPGKSGSFFYLTNDDRYMIKTMKKAETKVLLRMLSAYYNHVRAFENTLVTKYYGLHCVKLSGPAQKKVRFVIMGNLFCTNYSIHRRFDLKGSTFGRMTDKPESEIEATTTLKDLDLNFILRLQKTWFQEFRRQVDRDCEFLEQEGVMDYSLLVGIHFREADSPEDQTPSGSRTPTDNGGSENETVARLSRCDMDQLLLDQEGWASIKLGINMPARVERTERKATEAEVQLIGEPTGELYDVILFFGVIDILQDYDITKKLEHAYKSMQCDPNSISAVDPKAYSRRFRDYIFKIFIEDN, encoded by the exons atGAAGGCATGGGAGGCAACAGTAAGGATAACACAAGCTGCAACAAGGAGACGTGCCAACACGATTTTCGGTACACATGGTGCTGTACATGGAGAGGAAGAAAATGAGATAGAGCAACAATCAGAATACGTTGAAGATGATCATGCGAATGGAGAAATCTATGAGGCTGAGAAGTTTCTTCCGAATGGTGATTATTATAGTGGTTATTGGCTTGACAATTTCCCTCATGGACAAGGGAAGTATTGGTGGACAGATGGTTGTATGTACGTTGGAGAGTGGTTTCGCGGAAAAACTATGGGGAAAGGGGTGTTTAGTTGGCCCTCGGGGGCGATGTATGAAGGGAATTTCAAGAGTGGATTCATGGATGGAGATGGAAGCTATACGGGACCTAATGGGGATACGTATAGGGGTTCTTGGGtgatgaatttgaagcatggacATGGCGTTAAGGAGTACGCGAATGGAGATTGTTATGATGGAGAATGGTGCAGGGGATTGCAAGAAGGGAATGGGAGGTATACATGGAAAAATGGGAATTATTATGTTGGTGAATGGAAACATGGGACGATTTTTGGTAAAGGGAAGATGCGTTGGACTAATGGAAATGTTTACGAAGGGAATTGGGAAGATGGATTTCCTAAAGGAAACGGTACGTTTAGATGGACTGATGGGAGTTTCTATGTCGGAAATTGGAGTAAAGATGTAAATGAACAGAACGGTACATTTTATCCATCTGGTTCATTGTTAGAAGGTGGAAATCTTGAATGGGATCCTCAACAAGTTTTCAATGTCGATTTGGTAGAATGTACTATCTGTCCACCTGAGAAAGTTCCGATTTTGCCTTCACAGAAGAAACTCGCGCTGTGGAGGTCATCTAAGACCGTGGACAGCAGCATTAGGCCGAGGAGAATGTCGTTGGATGGTAGAATAGATGCACCTCCTGTTGATAGGGAGTTCGGTAGAATTCGCTTATCAGATGTTGCTGGAACTGCTGCTAGTACTTCATATAATTTGGACGATTCGATGGTTGGCTTGCAGGATCCTGATGGATATTCAAGAGGAAGTCCTATAAGAATTCCTAAAGTTGTTAAGAGACAAGGCCTAACAATTTCCAAAGGGCATAAGAATTATGAGCTTATGCTTAATTTGCAGTTAGGGATCAG GGTTTCAGTGGGACGGCCTGGTCCTCCTCCATCGCTAGAACTCAAGCCATCAGCATTTGATCCGAGAGAGAAGTATTGGACTAGATTTCCAACGGAAGGATCCAAGATCACGCCCCCTCATCCGTCTTGTGAATTCAGATGGAAAGATTATTGTCCAAAAGTTTTCAG GGCATTACGGATGCTATTCAAAGTGGATGCAGCTGATTATATGATATCGATTTGTGGTAATGATGCCCTTCGAGAGCTTTCTTCCCCCGGAAAAAGTGGAAGTTTTTTCTACTTGACAAACGATGATCGGTACATGATCAAGACAATGAAGAAGGCAGAAACTAAA GTGCTATTAAGGATGCTTAGCGCGTATTACAATCATGTTCGCGCTTTTGAGAACACCCTTGTGACTAAGTACTACGGCCTGCATTGCGTGAAGCTAAGTGGACCTGCACAGAAGAAG GTACGGTTCGTTATCATGGGGAACCTGTTTTGCACAAATTACTCGATTCATAGACGATTTGACTTGAAAGGATCAACATTTGGAAGAATGACAGATAAGCCGGAATCAGAGATAGAAGCAACCACAACCCTTAAAGACCTTGATCTCAACTTCATCCTCAGGTTACAAAAGACATGGTTTCAAGAATTCCGGAG GCAAGTTGATAGGGACTGTGAGTTCTTGGAACAAGAAGGAGTGATGGACTACAGCCTTTTAGTTGGTATTCATTTTCGAGAAGCAGATAGTCCCGAAGATCAGACACCTTCGGGTTCTAGAACGCCAACTG ATAACGGAggttcagaaaatgaaacagttGCTCGGCTCTCTCGATGTGATATGGATCAATTGCTTCTTGATCAGGAAGG GTGGGCTAGCATAAAACTAGGAATAAACATGCCTGCAAGAGTCGAAAGGACAGAGAGGAAAGCTACTGAAGCCGAAGTTCAGCTAATCGGAGAACCAACAGGAGAGTTGTATGATGTGATACTGTTTTTCGGGGTCATAGACATACTTCAAGACTACGACATTACAAAGAAGCTAGAACACGCGTACAAGTCTATGCAATGTGATCCAAACTCGATATCAGCAGTTGATCCAAAGGCATACTCAAGGCGCTTTCGCGATTAcatattcaaaatttttatagaAGACAATTAA
- the LOC107844012 gene encoding UDP-glycosyltransferase TURAN isoform X2, with translation MSGQNEFRIRPSGRAAVVVLGDIGRSPRMQYHALSLAHQAHLEVDIIAYGGSDPHSAVKEHKSIHIHEMTHWPSNPRSLPKILHPLLLIFKPLVQFFMLLWYLCVKIPAPDVFIVQNPPSVPTLVAVELASRIRGSAFIIDWHNFGYTLLALSLGRNSRFVTLYYWIEKLFGKMANGSLCVTKAMQHELAQNWGISATVLYDQPPEFFRPASLEEKHKLFCGIDKSLRTPYSLQDCLSNEVLMTDDDNPNVTLFTTQSGKDISLKWNRPALIVSSTSWTPDEDFNILLEAALMYDRRVSALLNEDDLKREDVFWQEIKGGKQYPRLLFIITGKGPEKEKYEQKIAKLNLKRVAFRTMWLEPEDYPLLLGSADLGVCLHTSSSGLDLPMKVVDMFGCGLPVCAVSYSCINELVEVDKNGLLFSSSSELADQFMMLFKGFPECDELKSLKQGVLTSRSSINWATEWEANAKPLISKVVFENSS, from the exons ATGTCAG GACAAAATGAATTTCGGATCCGTCCTAGCGGTAGAGCAGCAGTAGTAGTTCTTGGGGATATTGGACGCAGTCCTCGTATGCAATATCATGCTCTTTCTCTTGCTCATcag GCTCATCTAGAAGTCGACATTATTGCATATGGAG GTTCGGACCCTCATTCTGCTGTAAAAGAGCATAAATCTATTCACATCCATGAAATG ACACATTGGCCATCAAACCCTAGAAGTTTGCCAAAGATACTCCATCCTTTATTGCTCATATTTAAGCCACTGGTGCAGTTTTTTATGCTTCTATGGTATCTGTGTGTTAAAATTCCGGCGCCTGATGTTTTCATAGTTCAG AATCCACCATCTGTTCCTACACTGGTTGCTGTAGAATTGGCCAGCCGGATTAGAGGTTCCGCATTCATTATAGATTGGCATAACTTCGGATATACTCTTCTTGCTTTGTCTCTCGGAAGAAATAGTCGGTTTGTGACTTTGTATTATTG GATCGAGAAGCTTTTTGGGAAAATGGCTAATGGTTCCTTGTGTGTGACAAAGGCGATGCAGCATGAATTGGCTCAAAACTGGGGAATTAG TGCCACAGTTCTATATGATCAGCCTCCTGAATTTTTTCGGCCCGCTTCCCTCGAGGAGAAGCACAAG TTGTTTTGTGGGATCGATAAGAGTCTGAGAACGCCTTACAGCCTTCAAGACTGTCTTAGCAATG AGGTACTAATGACAGACGATGACAATCCTAATGTAACTCTATTTACAACTCAGTCTGGCAAAGATATTTCCTTGAAGTGGAATAGACCAGCGCTGATTGTAAGCAGTACAAGCTG GACTCCGGACGAAGATTTTAACATTCTCTTAGAAGCAGCACTAATGTATGATAGAAGGGTTTCTGCATTGCTGAATGAGGATGACTTGAAGAGGGAGGATGTTTTCTGGCAGGAAATCAAGGGTGGGAAGCAATACCCTAGGTTATTATTTATCATTACAG GCAAAGGGCctgaaaaggaaaaatatgaacaGAAAATAGCAAAACTCAACCTTAAACGTGTAGCATTTCGTACTATGTGGTTGGAGCCAGAGGATTACCCGTTGCTTCTTG GATCAGCAGACCTTGGTGTTTGCTTGCATACATCCTCGTCAGGGTTGGATCTTCCAATGAAG GTTGTGGATATGTTTGGCTGTGGATTACCGGTGTGTGCTGTTTCATACTCTTG TATCAACGAGCTGGTCGAAGTTGACAAGAATGGCCTACTCTTCTCTTCTTCGTCAGAACTGGCAGATCAATTTATG ATGCTGTTTAAGGGATTCCCAGAATGTGATGAGTTGAAGTCGCTTAAACAAGGAGTATTGACAAGTAGATCTTCTATTAATTGGGCAACAGAATGGGAAGCAAACGCCAAACCCTTAATATCGAAG GTTGTTTTTGAGAACTCGAGCTGA
- the LOC107844012 gene encoding UDP-glycosyltransferase TURAN isoform X1 — protein sequence MSGQNEFRIRPSGRAAVVVLGDIGRSPRMQYHALSLAHQAHLEVDIIAYGGSDPHSAVKEHKSIHIHEMTHWPSNPRSLPKILHPLLLIFKPLVQFFMLLWYLCVKIPAPDVFIVQNPPSVPTLVAVELASRIRGSAFIIDWHNFGYTLLALSLGRNSRFVTLYYWIEKLFGKMANGSLCVTKAMQHELAQNWGISATVLYDQPPEFFRPASLEEKHKLFCGIDKSLRTPYSLQDCLSNEVLMTDDDNPNVTLFTTQSGKDISLKWNRPALIVSSTSWTPDEDFNILLEAALMYDRRVSALLNEDDLKREDVFWQEIKGGKQYPRLLFIITGKGPEKEKYEQKIAKLNLKRVAFRTMWLEPEDYPLLLGSADLGVCLHTSSSGLDLPMKVVDMFGCGLPVCAVSYSCCMLTLLRCPLSSINELVEVDKNGLLFSSSSELADQFMMLFKGFPECDELKSLKQGVLTSRSSINWATEWEANAKPLISKVVFENSS from the exons ATGTCAG GACAAAATGAATTTCGGATCCGTCCTAGCGGTAGAGCAGCAGTAGTAGTTCTTGGGGATATTGGACGCAGTCCTCGTATGCAATATCATGCTCTTTCTCTTGCTCATcag GCTCATCTAGAAGTCGACATTATTGCATATGGAG GTTCGGACCCTCATTCTGCTGTAAAAGAGCATAAATCTATTCACATCCATGAAATG ACACATTGGCCATCAAACCCTAGAAGTTTGCCAAAGATACTCCATCCTTTATTGCTCATATTTAAGCCACTGGTGCAGTTTTTTATGCTTCTATGGTATCTGTGTGTTAAAATTCCGGCGCCTGATGTTTTCATAGTTCAG AATCCACCATCTGTTCCTACACTGGTTGCTGTAGAATTGGCCAGCCGGATTAGAGGTTCCGCATTCATTATAGATTGGCATAACTTCGGATATACTCTTCTTGCTTTGTCTCTCGGAAGAAATAGTCGGTTTGTGACTTTGTATTATTG GATCGAGAAGCTTTTTGGGAAAATGGCTAATGGTTCCTTGTGTGTGACAAAGGCGATGCAGCATGAATTGGCTCAAAACTGGGGAATTAG TGCCACAGTTCTATATGATCAGCCTCCTGAATTTTTTCGGCCCGCTTCCCTCGAGGAGAAGCACAAG TTGTTTTGTGGGATCGATAAGAGTCTGAGAACGCCTTACAGCCTTCAAGACTGTCTTAGCAATG AGGTACTAATGACAGACGATGACAATCCTAATGTAACTCTATTTACAACTCAGTCTGGCAAAGATATTTCCTTGAAGTGGAATAGACCAGCGCTGATTGTAAGCAGTACAAGCTG GACTCCGGACGAAGATTTTAACATTCTCTTAGAAGCAGCACTAATGTATGATAGAAGGGTTTCTGCATTGCTGAATGAGGATGACTTGAAGAGGGAGGATGTTTTCTGGCAGGAAATCAAGGGTGGGAAGCAATACCCTAGGTTATTATTTATCATTACAG GCAAAGGGCctgaaaaggaaaaatatgaacaGAAAATAGCAAAACTCAACCTTAAACGTGTAGCATTTCGTACTATGTGGTTGGAGCCAGAGGATTACCCGTTGCTTCTTG GATCAGCAGACCTTGGTGTTTGCTTGCATACATCCTCGTCAGGGTTGGATCTTCCAATGAAG GTTGTGGATATGTTTGGCTGTGGATTACCGGTGTGTGCTGTTTCATACTCTTG TTGCATGTTGACCCTTCTTCGCTGCCCTTTATCAAGTATCAACGAGCTGGTCGAAGTTGACAAGAATGGCCTACTCTTCTCTTCTTCGTCAGAACTGGCAGATCAATTTATG ATGCTGTTTAAGGGATTCCCAGAATGTGATGAGTTGAAGTCGCTTAAACAAGGAGTATTGACAAGTAGATCTTCTATTAATTGGGCAACAGAATGGGAAGCAAACGCCAAACCCTTAATATCGAAG GTTGTTTTTGAGAACTCGAGCTGA
- the LOC107845196 gene encoding tyrosine-specific transport system, producing the protein MLVLNQFKIQFFRHHSCYNKYITHGKSLKVPSFKQVVCKPTLDGFKGRNLCVKHKALAVSLNVDEVSVSESYNVEEKIDVVQEKSFRGAVGLIVGTAVGPGMLGLPAATVKSGPLPSTISLLLTWVYVISSIILVAELSFAAMEEDGVDEVSFTSLATKALGSKLGSFVALLYGSLAFALLVACVSGIGLIISQWFPKINPVLANGLFPSLVGIVLCLLPFKAIDVANRCLCITMLFSITALVVTGISVGRMSILDSFGFASWRFSSVLPAIPVAVLTMGFHVITPFICKLAGNTVHDARKAIVIGGTIPLVMVVSWNLIVLGLSGHNASPVSSDPISLLLSVNSSVLPAVQGFAFSALATSLIGYAVSFPKQVIDTLDLIFTSSSPPTRVTARGEVGKVGSATFNLRQNLGNAGKICYSGIKNDNASEVRLESGFNSLQSIVMPLVLALPVFIGSFFPSTFSRALDFAGIYANCFLFGILPPVMTYIYQSRKKLRFGILPGGDGVLLLLLAIAVILFIWH; encoded by the exons ATGCTTGTTTTAAAtcagttcaagattcaatttttcagACACCATAGTTGTTATAATAAGTATATTACTCATGGTAAAAGCTTGAAAGTTCCAAGCTTTAAGCAAGTAGTCTGTAAGCCCACTCTAGATGGATTTAAAGGTCGAAATCTATGTGTAAAGCACAAAGCTTTAGCTGTTTCTTTGAATGTAGATGAAGTTAGTGTTTCTGAAAGTTACAATGTTGAAGAAAAGATTGATGTGGTTCAAGAAAAGAGCTTTCGGGGTGCTGTGGGGTTGATTGTAGGTACTGCTGTAGGGCCAGGAATGTTGGGATTACCTGCAGCAACTGTAAAATCCGGTCCACTTCCATCAACTATATCGCTTTTATTGACTTGGGTTTATGTCATTTCATCGATAATTCTTGTAGCTGAGCTTAGTTTTGCAGCGATGGAAGAAGATGGGGTCGATGAAGTTAGCTTCACTAGTCTTGCAACCAAGGCGTTGGGAAGTAAACTTGGTTCTTTTGTTGCTTTGCTTTATGGTTCGTTAGCTTTTGCTTTGTTAGTAGCATGTGTTTCAGGCATTGGTTTGATTATCTCTCAGTGGTTTCCTAAGATCAATCCTGTTCTTGCTAATGGGCTGTTTCCATCACTAGTTGGGATAGTTCTATGTCTGTTACCGTTCAAGGCTATCGATGTAGCTAATAGGTGTCTGTGCATCACAATGCTTTTCTCCATCACAGCATTAGTGGTGACTGGAATATCTGTTGGAAGAATGAGTATTCTTGATTCTTTTGGATTTGCTTCCTGGAGATTTTCATCGGTCTTGCCTGCTATTCCGGTGGCTGTGCTTACGATGGGGTTCCATGTAATCACACCTTTCATCTGTAAACTTGCTGGTAACACTGTACATGATGCTAGAAAAGCAATAGTCATAGGTGGGACTATTCCTTTAGTTATGGTTGTATCATGGAATTTGATTGTTCTGGGACTTTCTGGTCACAATGCTTCACCTGTCTCAAGCGATCCAATTTCACTCTTGCTGTCTGTTAACTCATCTGTTCTACCAGCAGTTCAAGGTTTTGCATTTTCAGCACTGGCCACTAGCTTGATAGGATATGCTGTTAGCTTTCCGAAACAGGTTATCGATACCTTAGATTTGATCTTTACCAGTTCCAGTCCACCTACAAGAGTCACGGCTCGAGGTGAAGTAGGCAAAGTTGGTTCAGCAACATTTAACTTGAGGCAAAATCTTGGAAATGCAGGGAAAATATGTTACAGTGGAATCAAGAATGATAATGCTTCAGAAGTTAGATTGGAGTCTGGTTTCAATTCTTTGCAAAGCATTGTGATGCCTTTGGTTCTAGCTTTGCCAGTTTTCATTGGTTCATTCTTTCCTTCTACATTTTCAAGAGCTCTTGACTTTGCTGGGATTTACGCGAACTGCTTTCTGTTCGGCATCCTTCCTCCGGTGATGACATACATTTATCAGTCCAGGAAAAAGCTCAG ATTTGGCATCTTACcaggaggagatggtgtgctcCTACTACTTTTAGCCATTGCTGTCATTCTTTTCATTTGGCATTAG